The genomic stretch TTGTACCCGATACTCCAGCAGCAATTGCTTGAGAACGTAAATTTGCCAAACAGCTTTGGAAATTATTATTAGGTGTATAATCTTCACTCGTCACTACTGGAACAGTAGCACTGCTAGATATTGTAGAACCATTAATTACGAGCTCTGCTTGAGCCTGAGTCATCGCTAAAAATACAGAGCCAACAATACAAGAAAAACGTCGCATATTATCCTAGTTCAATTTTTAAATTTAAATTTGTAAGTACCATACCATTATGAGTCCAAAATTTCAGAGAGAAAACGTAAATTTGAATTCATAATCTCTACTTTAAATTCATTCCCCATGTTTTAAATTCAAACTTTCTACTTTATTTTTAAATTTAAAAATTTCTTAATCCAAATTATAAGTTTTGAATTCAAAAAATAACCTCAAGTTTAAATTCAAAAACACTTCTTTAAATTTAAACCGTAAATAATACTTTTTGTGGATAACTTTATCCACAATACAGCAAAAAGCTTCTATTTCTTAATGCTATTCCATATTCTCTTATTATTTATTAAATATTAACACCCAGCACAATCACAGCAATCCGCACTTTTAAATTTAAAAATCAGCCAAAATTTTTAAATTCAAAACCTCATACCAATAGACTTCTATTTTTGAATTTAAAAACCCACCTACCTTTCTCATTTAAATTTAAAAATACTTTTGTGGATAACTAATTTTAAATTCAAAAACAACCAAGACTGCCTTTTATGGTTTTAAATTCAAATTACAGAAGCTTTTTTAAATTCAAAATTTCCAATTAAAGTTATCCACACCCCAAAATATGCATATTCTACTATTTTTTAAATTTAAAAAATAAAAAAAAGCGATCCGAAGATCGCTTTTTAGAAAATTAAAAATACTTTTAGAGGGTCATATCTGCTGTTAAAGCAAGTGGTTCTGGCAAAATTTCTGCCAATTGACGGCATAAATTCGTCAATTCATTACTATCCACAGGCATTAAAGTGATATGGCCTAATTTACGGCCAGCACGTTCTGACTTGTTATAAAGATGCAGATGAGCACCATTTAAGGCAAGTACATCCTCAGTTTTAGGATGTTGACCAATAATATTGATCATAACCGTTGGGCGAACAACTTCTGTTGAGCCTAATGGTAAGCCTGCAACAGCTCGAATATGGTTTTCAAACTGAGAACAAACCGCGCCTTCAATTGACCAGTGGCCGGAGTTATGCACACGTGGTGCCATCTCATTTGCACACAAGCCTTGTTCTGTCACAAATAGCTCGAGAGTCAGCACACCAACATAGTTAAGATGATTCAACAAACGCGTAATGTAGTCTTGAGCAATTGGTTGTAAAGCTTCACTATTCGGTGCAGGAACAATTGAATGCGATAAAATACCATTGTGATGATGGTTTTCAGCTAATGGCCAAGTCTTCACTTCACCATTTTGGCCACGTACTGCAATAATCGAAACTTCGCGAGAAAATTTCACAAAGCTTTCAGCCACTAAGCTTTTTGCAGGACCAAGTTCAGCCCACGCCGTATCAATCTGGTCTTCTGAACGAAGTACAAACTGACCTTTACCGTCATATCCACCAGTTGCAGTCTTAAGCACAATCGGTAAACCAAGCTCAGCAACAGCCTTTTTCAAGCTTTCTAGACTATCTACAGCACGATACGGCGCTACAGGAATAGTAAGCTCATCAAACAATGCTTTTTCTGACAAACGATTTTGTGCAGTTGCTAAAGCAACACGGGGAGGGTGCAATGCTTTGGTTTGTGTTAAAACATCCACATCTTCAACGGGCGTATTTTCAAACTCAAGACTAAAAACATCAGCACTTTCAATAAACTGCTTTAAACCTTGCTCATCTTGGCTAGAAAAGACTTGGCCTAAAACACCTGCTGGACAATCTGTATTTGCTTCAAAAAAAGTACACTGAATATTTAATGGTAATGCTGCTTGAGCCATCATTCGGCCCAGTTGCCCACCACCAAAAATACCGATAGTTTTATCCATCTCAGCCTCTTACACCTGACCCGGAATATTTTTGCTTGCAACTTTATCAGTTTGTGCAGCGCGGAAATCAGCAACATTCTTTGCGATTTCAGGACGAGTTAAACCTAAGATTTGTGCCGCCATGATTGCAGCATTCGTCGCACCAGCTGGACCAATTGCTAAAGTACCAACGGCGATACCTGCTGGCATTTGTACAATTGAAAGCAAAGAATCTACACCATTTAAAATTGATGATTTAACTGGCACACCCAAAACTGGTAAATCAGTTTTTGCGGCACACATTCCAGGTAAATGCGCTGCACCACCTGCACCAGCAATAATCACTTGAATACCGCGATCACGCGCAGTTTCTGCGTATTCAAATAAACGGTCTGGAGTACGATGAGCAGATACCACTTCCGCTTCAAATGGGACACCAAGCTGTTTAAGCATATTGGCTGTGTTTTCGAGAGTTGCCCAATCAGATTGAGAACCCATAATAATTCCAACGAGAGGTTGAGCGTCTTGTGCTGCGGCCGCATTCATTGCTAATGTTCCAGAGACAAAAGTAAAAGAAGATAAATCTCGACGAGAGCCAAGTTTTAAATGGTTCGGAAGCCCATTATTATAGACTGATTTTTCATCTCACGAAAATTTAACTGATCAGCTCTGTGAATATTTTTATTCTCATAAAAAATTGCCATGCTTTAAAAGTGCCACATTCTCAAATTTTATTAATATTATTTAAACATTCTGCAAGATCATCAAGGATTTGGAAGATTAAGAGCTTGTATTGAATAATTGATTCACTACAAGCTCTTACAGATTATTGGCTTCTAAATACGAAATAAACACAACCAAATAGACATAACATCGCCCATAAATAATCGAGTTTAAATGGCTGTTTAAACAAGAAAATCATAAATGGTACAAACACAACCAGCGTGACCACTTCTTGAGTGATCTTCATTTCACCGAGCAACCAACCTTGTGCACTCAATATACGAGTAGCGGGAATCATAAAACTGTATTCAAGTAAGGCAATAATCCAACCGAATAGGATTGCTTGCCAAATGGGAGCATGGTGTAAAAATTTGAGATGCCCGTACCATGCGAGCGTCATAAAGCAATTAGAGATAATTAAGAGAGCAAAAGCTAAAACCGTTGGGCTCAAAGGCACATCCTTCATCATCACGATGATTTAAGAATTAATATGGATCAAAAATATTATAAAAGATAAAACTGTAATTCAGCTTAAATCGAAAAAATAAAGATGTGCTTTTGTTAGGGGCCTCAAACACATAGAACAACAACGATTTTTGACTATCTTTTCGAGTTTAGCCTTGCTATCGTTGCTGGCAAATTTATCAATAATGCACACACAGCAATTCATTTTAATGTTGTGTACAAAAGCAGTGGAGAAGGCGAGCAATGCATCTGCATATCTTGGGTATTTGTGGCACTTTTATGGGCTCTTTAGCACTTTTGGCTCGTGATTTAGGACATAAGGTAACTGGTTCCGATTTAAACGTTTACCCACCGATGTCTACCCAGTTAGAAAATGCAGGCATTACACTCATGCAAGGCTATGACCGTAGTCATTTACAGCCTCATCCGGACTTGGTTATTGTCGGCAATGCCATGAAACGTGGTATTGATGCTGTCGAATACATGCTAAACGAAGGCCTGCCATATATTTCTGGTCCACAGTTCCTTGCCGATCATGTTTTACAAGGTAAACACGTACTTGGTGTAGCAGGTACTCACGGAAAAACTACTACTACAACCATGTTAGCTTGGGTACTTGATCAAGCTGGTTTAAATCCGGGCTTTTTAATTGGTGGTGTTCCACTTGGTTTTAGTGAAAGTGCACGTTTAGGGGGTGGCAAATACTTCTGCGTTGAAGCCGATGAATATGACTCAGCTTTCTTTGATAAACGTTCTAAGTTTGTTCATTATCACCCAAAAACGGCGATTTTAAATAACCTTGAATTTGACCATGCCGATATTTTTGATGACCTAGCAGCGATTCAAAAGCAGTTCCATCATCTTGTGCGTACTATTCCAAGTGAAGGTCGTATTATTGCGCCAATTACTGAAACGCATATTGATGAAGTGCTTGAAATGGGCTGCTGGACGCCAGTAATTCGTACAAGTTTAGAAGCAAATGAAAAAGCTGCTTTGTCTGCCGAACTCATTTCAATTGATGGTAGCCATTTTAAAGTACTCGAAAATGGCAAAGTAGTTGGCGAAGTGAAGTGGAGCATGACAGGGCAACATAGCGTAGCAAATGCTTTGGCAACAATCGCAGCCGCTCAACATGTGGGTGTTTCGCTTGAACAAGCTTGTGTAGCTTTGTCTAACTTTGGTGGTGTAAAACGCCGTATGGAGTTACTCGGCACAGTCAATGGTATTGAGGTTTATGATGACTTTGCTCACCATCCAACAGCAATTGACACCACTTTAGATGGCGCACGCAAACGTTTAGGCGAACGTCGTTTATGGGCCATTATTGAACCACGTTCAAATACGATGCGTATGGGCAGTCATAAAGATGGCTTAGCACATTCAGCACGCTTAGCAGACGAAGTGATCTGGTATCAGCCAGAAGGCTTAGATTGGGATCTACAACCAGTGATTGAAGCTGCTTCTAACCATGCTCAAGTGAGCCGTTCACTTGATGAAATTATTGAACGTATTGTTAATGAAGCAGGTGAGGGCGATGCCGTTGTGATTATGTCTAATGGTGGCTTCGGTGGCTTACATCAAAAATTAATGAGCGCATTAAAAGCGAAAGCTGCTTAACTTCCGCTTTAGATGATTCAATAAAAAACGGGTTTCAAATTGAAACCCGTTTTTTATCAGTGACTTTTAAATCTTTTCTGGCTCTATATTGACCATAAATTTATTAGAAACCATTAAACGTAAACTATAGACAATGCCCATCGCAAAAACGCTATATCCCACGTTATTACAAATAAATGGGATACATAAAATAATCAGCGCTGTGATCGGGTAAAACCATTTCGTGATGCCAGATAAGCATTGGAACTCATAAAGTATCCAAATACAGGTGGTATAAATTACTACACTCACCGCAACAACTATTCCCATATATAAATCAGAAATATGCGCATGATGGGTTGTAACATCCACGGCAGCAGCAAGCGCTGCACCTACTGCAGCAATACTGACAAAAACAAAATAATGGCCATAACCCCAAACAAAAGGACGTACACCTTTAACATGATGGTGTTGTTCACTGCGATCGAAATAAGCCCACCACATTGCGAACATGAGCATCAATCCACCCACCATCAAGAAAATGGCGGGGATATTCATTGATTGAGCGGCTAAAGCATCTCGTATGGCATTAAAACTACCGACAATCGACTCACCCAACACAATAATTGTGAGTAGGGCATAACGTTCTACAATATGATGAGGATGCCACGGCGTTGGAGAATATTTTTCTGCATAGATTGGAACAAATAACTCCACTACAACCAGAAATAAAAATAGAGGTATTGAAAGTACATGAGCAAAGTTAGCCACAAGCCAGCCAATTTGTACTAAGACTATACCTATTGCATAGCGATAAGCCGTAACTCGCCTTTCAGGATCATGTTTTGCTGCTCTGAGCCACTGAGTCACCAAGGTCATGCGCATGATCACATAACCGATAATGATTACATCAAAATCCTGACTGTGAAACACATCAGGAATACCCGCAGCCATGACCAATGAACCTACAATCTGCACAAAGGTAAGGCAGCGATACAAAGCATCATCGTTATCGTAAGCTGAAGCAAACCATGAAAAATTCATCCAGGCCCACCATAGCGCAAAAAATACCATCAGGTAGCTTGGCAGTGCATGCCAGAGGTGATTTTCAATAATCGCGTGGTGTAACTGCTGACCAGCTGTTGCAATTGCGACTACAAAAATTAAATCAAACAATAATTCGAGGGGAGTCGCTGCTCTATGGGATTGTTTTGGATCTCTTGGAGATAGGGGCCTCAAACTTAATTTTTTCTGTTTTTCTTGAGTAGTCATGAAATAACGTTCTCGTATAAAGTGCCGACACGTTAACACTTTAATCTCAACGCTTAGATCACGCATTAAAAATTATCTAGACCTGTTGTTTAATCTTTACCCATCAGCGAGCTATATTTCATTTTTGTGACAATTCTTTATCAAGCTATTAAGCTTAATTCTTTATCATAGCTCACGTTTTTGTTCTTGTTTGGAATATGAATGTCTTTAGAAACACTCAACCTTAGCTTATTCCATGTGATTAATGGGGCTCAGGATGCGAGTCAATTTATCATTCGTCTTGCTATCTTTTTTGCTAATGATCTCCTCTATATTCTTTTATTCATCCTTACATTCTTATGGTTTTATGGCGATCAAGATTTAAAAAATAGGGTCATTAAATCTGTCTTTTTAACCTGCGTATCGCTTTTAGTCGGTTATGTTATTTCTCTGTTTTATCATCACTCAAGGCCCTTTGTCATGGGTGTGGGTACTACTTTTATTGAACATGCACCAACAGCGTCTTTTCCAAGTAATCATATGCTGATTTTCAGCACCATTGCTTTATCTTATTTGTTTGCTCAGCGCAAAATGATTGGAATGATTCTGCTATTTTTGTCATTTGTGGTGGCGTGGTCACGTATTTATTTAGGTGTGCATTTTCCTTTAGACATGTTAGGGGCTTTTATTGTCGCACTACTAGTCAATACAGCAGGTTATTACTTCTGGAATGCTTACGGTACAAGTTTGACCGCATTCTGTATTCACCTTTACCAAATTATATGCAAACCGCTTTTAGACCGTGGTTTGATTAAATAACCTATAGATTTTTTTATATTAAAACCACCACAATAAGTTCAGTTGCGTAATACAAAAAAATCTGCCATTCTATGTGAACTTGGATATGTTTTATCCAATACAGAATTTAGTTTGACAAGGGGAGTAGCCTCCTCCAAACATAACAGCAATGTTATGTGTCAGGTATCGTCAATACACTTTTATTAAAAAGTCGGTATCTGAGCATCGTGAAATTCATGATGTAGGCAAGACCTTGATCATGTTGATACAGATGTTTATTCATCTGGCAACTGGTCGAGGTTTTTTTATGCCCAATTGCCGGATGTATGGAGGATTTATGGAAACAATCGGTAATTTATGGCTGTACATAGCATTCTTTGGCATAGTCATTGTCATGCTCCTGATTGACTTTTTAGGCTTTAAGCAAAAGCAAGGTCAGGATGTCTCAATCAAGCAAGCTGCTTACTGGAGTGTAGCGTGGGTAAGCGTCGCAGCTTTATTTGGTGGTGGTTTATGGCTTTACCTACAACAAACAGTTGGGGTGACCTTAGCAAACCAAAAAACCATGGAATACTTTGCGGGTTACTTACTCGAAAAGTCCCTCGCAATTGACAACGTTTTCGTCTGGTTAATGATTTTCGCAGCGTTTGCTATTCCAGCTGCACTACAACGTAAAATTTTGCTCTACGGTGTATTAGGCGCAATCGTACTGCGTACCCTCTTTATTTTTATTGGTGCATGGTTCGTTCAAGAGTTCTCTTGGGTACTTTATATCTTCGGTGCGTTCTTGGTATATACAGGCTTTAAGTTCTTAAAAGGCCAAGATGAAGAAACCAATATTGAAGATATCAAGCTCTTAAAATGGTTACGTAACCATATGCGTATTACCCCACAGCTTGAAGGTGACAAATTCTTTGTACGTCAAAACGGTTTATTGTGGGCAACGCCGTTATTTCTAGTTTTGATTTTGGTTGAAGCTTCAGACGTGATTTTCGCAGTAGATTCTATTCCTGCTATTTTCGCCGTAACTAGCGACCCGTTTATTGTTTTAACGGCGAACTTAATGGCAATTTTAGGTTTACGCGCAATGTTCTTTTTGCTTGCTGGCGCTGCGACTAAATTGCATTACTTACCATACGGCTTAGGCATCATCTTATTGTTCATTGGTGCGAAAATGTTGTTGCTTGATGTATTCCACATGCCAATCTGGATCTCGTTAAGCTTTATCGTCATAGTATTAGCAATCACTGCTTATCTTTCTCTACGACATAACAAAAAGCAATTGCAGTCTTAATTCATCACAACAAGGCATCTACACGTGAGATGCCTCGTTATCTAAATTTTCAAAATAGACTGTACTTTAAAAAAACAGATTAATATCATATGCCAACCTAAAATTTATCTTTCCTAATCAGAAACATAATAGATAACAGCTATTCGGTATTTTATGCCGAACATACTTATTAAAATGTGTGGAGTCTCATGCGTTCTAAAAAAATTAATCTTGTCGTTGTCCCTCTATTACTCACGGCATGTAGCCATAATGATGGACCTTTAGTACAAGACGTATATAACAACCAATATGACTGTGCTCGTGACTGGAATACCCAAACTTGTAAAGAAGAAAATAGCTCAAGTGGACATGGTTCTAGCTATGTTGGTGGTCGCTATTTAGGTCCTGCGTATTATCGAAATAATCGGGAAGTTTCTTTTCGCGGGAATACATTACACCCTTACAGCAATTTGAGTGTAGGTCGCCCCATTATTTCAAGTACGGCGAAAAGCGCTTCTTCTTCATCCCCAATTCGTGGTGGTTTTGGTCGTAGCGGTTTTTCTTTTGGCGGCTAAGTCTTTAGGCATTCACTTAATATGAAAAGAAAAATATTTACTCCGCGCCCAGACTGGCAAGTGGAGCATCAGAATATTGGTTTCGATTATTTTAATTTACCTTCTCTTGATGGCTCAATTTACTGGTCTGAAGGGGTTGCGTATGAGTTTACCCTTAAACAGATTGAACAACTCGAAGATGCGGCAAATGAACTGCATCAGATGTGTTTATCGGTAGTAGGAGACCTCATTCAACGGGGAAACTATCCAGCTTATTTTCAAATTCCTGAAGTCGCCATAAACCATATTGAACATTCGTGGAAACAAAATGCTCCCATGCTCTATGGCCGCTTTGATTTCGCTTACGATGGGCGAAATATCAAAATGCTGGAATATAACGCCGACACACCGACTGGCTTACTTGAAGCTTCTGTCGCGCAGTGGCTGTGGATAGAACAAGTCTCGGGCATTGCAAACCGAGACCAGTTCAATAGCATTCATGAAGATCTGATTAAACGCTGGAAGACTATTTTACCGCGTGGTAGCCATGTACATTTTGCTGCCTGTCAGGAGGCTGGAAGGGAGGACTGGGGCAATCTCGAGTACTTGATGGATACCGCTTATCAAGCTCATCTACAAGTTTCCGAGCTTTCTATGGAGAACATAGGCTGGAACGGGCAAGATTTTGTTGATCTCCATAATCAGCCCATTCAAAACATATTTAAGCTCTACCCATGGGAATGGATTTGGGAAGAAGCATTTTCTCAATATATCCATCCACAAACACAGTGGATTGAACCTTGCTGGAAAATGTTACTTTCAAATAAAGCGATTTTGGTTGAGCTTTGGAAGCGTTATCCAAACCATCCCTTATTAGTCGAAACCCATACCTATGACCCGCAACAAATTTTGTCTGGCAAATGGGTGAAAAAGCCGATTTTGGCAAGGGAAGGGGCCAATATTCGAATTTTACAAGATGGTTATGACCGAGGCTCAGCTTCTGGTAGCTTTCATTTTGATGACTATGACAAATACGGATATGTTGTACAAAAATGGGTAGATACCCCATTATTTTCAGGACAACTGCCTACACTCGGTTTATGGATGGTTGGACATCAATGCGCCGGCATGTCTATTCGTGAAGATTGCTATGACATTATTGGTAATGATGCTCACTTTGCAGCACATTATTTTGTCGAGTAAAAACGCATAGAGATTTATAAAAAAGCACTTTTAAAGTGCTTTTTTATTATGCTTGGTTCGCAATCAAACAGTGCATTTTAGATATATAACAAATAATGAATATTTATTTTTAAAGCTAAATTAGAACAAAAATTCAAAAATATAATAATTTAATCTTATGAATTTTAAAAACTTTATTCTTATTTTCAAAATTAAAAAGTGATATTGGCAAGCTCTTTGCATCTCCTAAAAAGAAAAAAGCCTAGATTTTAAGGGCTCGCGAGAGCCCTGATTTTTTTAAGGAGTGATGCTATGAATGCTATTCCAACTTTAACGCCACTTGCCATGCCATGTAACAGCAGTTTTGATGCAAAAGATTGGGAAATTTTATCAAGTCATTGGTATCCGGTTGCACGTATTCAAGATGTCTCTAATGCGCCTCAACGAGTCACGCTACTAGACGTCAATATGGCGTTATATAAAACACAAAGTGGTGAAATTCATCTGGTCCGAGACATTTGCCCTCATCGCGGTGTTCCTTTAACCAAAGGTTGGGTCGATGGTGAGGAGATTGTGTGTCCTTATCATGGTCTACGCTATAACGCTGAAGGGAAATGTACCCAAATACCAGCTCAACCCGAGTTAACCAAAATTTCTGATCGTTTTTCTCTGACCAAATTTCCAGTTGTGCAAAGATACGGCCTCATTTGGACCAGTATTCATGGTCGTGATATTGCTAAAGCCAATATTCCTGTATTAGATACTTGGGACCATGCAGAGCATCAATCAATTTTACCGCCTTTCGTCGATATTGGTGGTTCTAGTGGACGTCAACTTGAAGGGTTTATCGATGTTGCTCATTTTGCGTGGGTACATCATAATGCCTTTGCGAGTCGTGATAATCCCGTCGTCCCTAAATATCACACTGAACGTACCAGCTACGGCCTGAAAACGGTCTATATCAGCAATGTCAGTAACTATCCACATGAACTAAAATATCTCGAACCAGAAGGCTTTTTGTGGAAGCGTACTTTTGAGGTTTATCCACCATTTTCTGCCGTGCTTACTGTCGATTTTCCAGAAGGTGGGATCTTAAAAATTTTAAATGCCTGTTGTCCTATCTCAAGTAATAAAACCCGTTTATTTGTTCCACTCACTCGTAACTTTGACCAAACAGGTGATTTAGAAAAAGTATATGCATTTAATGCGCAAATTTTTGCCGAAGACCAAGACATGGTCGAATCACAAAAGCCAGAAGAACTACCGCTTGATTTAATGATGGAAGCACATTTTGAAGCAGACCGTTCATCAACGACTTATCGACGGATTTTGGCTGAATGGGGACTAAGTAAACGTTATACCGTTTAAATCTTGGCTAACTGGGGTACAATCAATCGAAAAAAGTGAAAATATATAGGCTTTCCATGTCATTGATTGCAAATACCACCGTTGTGCGTGGTCGTTTTTTAGATATTCAACATACTGTCTCTGAGCCAACTGATATTCCAAATCAAATACGTTATTTGGAAGATGGTGTATTGATTAGTGAACATGGAAAAATCAAATGGTTTGGAGCATGGGAAGACGCTCAAGCGCATCTACCGGCTGGAGTTGAGGTTCAACATTATCCAGAACAATTGATTGTACCTGGCTTTATTGATACCCATATTCACTTCCCGCAAACAGAAATGGTTGGAGCATACGGCGAACAACTTTTAAGCTGGCTCAATACTTATACTTTCCCAACTGAAATCCAGTTTCAGGACAAAGCATATGCAAGTGAAATTGCCCAGTTCTTTGTTCAAGAACTACTGAAACACGG from Acinetobacter pittii encodes the following:
- the purK gene encoding 5-(carboxyamino)imidazole ribonucleotide synthase, which encodes MDKTIGIFGGGQLGRMMAQAALPLNIQCTFFEANTDCPAGVLGQVFSSQDEQGLKQFIESADVFSLEFENTPVEDVDVLTQTKALHPPRVALATAQNRLSEKALFDELTIPVAPYRAVDSLESLKKAVAELGLPIVLKTATGGYDGKGQFVLRSEDQIDTAWAELGPAKSLVAESFVKFSREVSIIAVRGQNGEVKTWPLAENHHHNGILSHSIVPAPNSEALQPIAQDYITRLLNHLNYVGVLTLELFVTEQGLCANEMAPRVHNSGHWSIEGAVCSQFENHIRAVAGLPLGSTEVVRPTVMINIIGQHPKTEDVLALNGAHLHLYNKSERAGRKLGHITLMPVDSNELTNLCRQLAEILPEPLALTADMTL
- the purE gene encoding 5-(carboxyamino)imidazole ribonucleotide mutase gives rise to the protein MNAAAAQDAQPLVGIIMGSQSDWATLENTANMLKQLGVPFEAEVVSAHRTPDRLFEYAETARDRGIQVIIAGAGGAAHLPGMCAAKTDLPVLGVPVKSSILNGVDSLLSIVQMPAGIAVGTLAIGPAGATNAAIMAAQILGLTRPEIAKNVADFRAAQTDKVASKNIPGQV
- a CDS encoding DMT family protein; translation: MKDVPLSPTVLAFALLIISNCFMTLAWYGHLKFLHHAPIWQAILFGWIIALLEYSFMIPATRILSAQGWLLGEMKITQEVVTLVVFVPFMIFLFKQPFKLDYLWAMLCLFGCVYFVFRSQ
- the mpl gene encoding UDP-N-acetylmuramate:L-alanyl-gamma-D-glutamyl-meso-diaminopimelate ligase, with amino-acid sequence MHLHILGICGTFMGSLALLARDLGHKVTGSDLNVYPPMSTQLENAGITLMQGYDRSHLQPHPDLVIVGNAMKRGIDAVEYMLNEGLPYISGPQFLADHVLQGKHVLGVAGTHGKTTTTTMLAWVLDQAGLNPGFLIGGVPLGFSESARLGGGKYFCVEADEYDSAFFDKRSKFVHYHPKTAILNNLEFDHADIFDDLAAIQKQFHHLVRTIPSEGRIIAPITETHIDEVLEMGCWTPVIRTSLEANEKAALSAELISIDGSHFKVLENGKVVGEVKWSMTGQHSVANALATIAAAQHVGVSLEQACVALSNFGGVKRRMELLGTVNGIEVYDDFAHHPTAIDTTLDGARKRLGERRLWAIIEPRSNTMRMGSHKDGLAHSARLADEVIWYQPEGLDWDLQPVIEAASNHAQVSRSLDEIIERIVNEAGEGDAVVIMSNGGFGGLHQKLMSALKAKAA
- a CDS encoding low temperature requirement protein A: MRDLSVEIKVLTCRHFIRERYFMTTQEKQKKLSLRPLSPRDPKQSHRAATPLELLFDLIFVVAIATAGQQLHHAIIENHLWHALPSYLMVFFALWWAWMNFSWFASAYDNDDALYRCLTFVQIVGSLVMAAGIPDVFHSQDFDVIIIGYVIMRMTLVTQWLRAAKHDPERRVTAYRYAIGIVLVQIGWLVANFAHVLSIPLFLFLVVVELFVPIYAEKYSPTPWHPHHIVERYALLTIIVLGESIVGSFNAIRDALAAQSMNIPAIFLMVGGLMLMFAMWWAYFDRSEQHHHVKGVRPFVWGYGHYFVFVSIAAVGAALAAAVDVTTHHAHISDLYMGIVVAVSVVIYTTCIWILYEFQCLSGITKWFYPITALIILCIPFICNNVGYSVFAMGIVYSLRLMVSNKFMVNIEPEKI
- a CDS encoding undecaprenyl-diphosphatase, yielding MSLETLNLSLFHVINGAQDASQFIIRLAIFFANDLLYILLFILTFLWFYGDQDLKNRVIKSVFLTCVSLLVGYVISLFYHHSRPFVMGVGTTFIEHAPTASFPSNHMLIFSTIALSYLFAQRKMIGMILLFLSFVVAWSRIYLGVHFPLDMLGAFIVALLVNTAGYYFWNAYGTSLTAFCIHLYQIICKPLLDRGLIK
- the terC gene encoding TerC family protein; the protein is METIGNLWLYIAFFGIVIVMLLIDFLGFKQKQGQDVSIKQAAYWSVAWVSVAALFGGGLWLYLQQTVGVTLANQKTMEYFAGYLLEKSLAIDNVFVWLMIFAAFAIPAALQRKILLYGVLGAIVLRTLFIFIGAWFVQEFSWVLYIFGAFLVYTGFKFLKGQDEETNIEDIKLLKWLRNHMRITPQLEGDKFFVRQNGLLWATPLFLVLILVEASDVIFAVDSIPAIFAVTSDPFIVLTANLMAILGLRAMFFLLAGAATKLHYLPYGLGIILLFIGAKMLLLDVFHMPIWISLSFIVIVLAITAYLSLRHNKKQLQS
- a CDS encoding glutathionylspermidine synthase family protein is translated as MKRKIFTPRPDWQVEHQNIGFDYFNLPSLDGSIYWSEGVAYEFTLKQIEQLEDAANELHQMCLSVVGDLIQRGNYPAYFQIPEVAINHIEHSWKQNAPMLYGRFDFAYDGRNIKMLEYNADTPTGLLEASVAQWLWIEQVSGIANRDQFNSIHEDLIKRWKTILPRGSHVHFAACQEAGREDWGNLEYLMDTAYQAHLQVSELSMENIGWNGQDFVDLHNQPIQNIFKLYPWEWIWEEAFSQYIHPQTQWIEPCWKMLLSNKAILVELWKRYPNHPLLVETHTYDPQQILSGKWVKKPILAREGANIRILQDGYDRGSASGSFHFDDYDKYGYVVQKWVDTPLFSGQLPTLGLWMVGHQCAGMSIREDCYDIIGNDAHFAAHYFVE
- a CDS encoding aromatic ring-hydroxylating oxygenase subunit alpha; translated protein: MNAIPTLTPLAMPCNSSFDAKDWEILSSHWYPVARIQDVSNAPQRVTLLDVNMALYKTQSGEIHLVRDICPHRGVPLTKGWVDGEEIVCPYHGLRYNAEGKCTQIPAQPELTKISDRFSLTKFPVVQRYGLIWTSIHGRDIAKANIPVLDTWDHAEHQSILPPFVDIGGSSGRQLEGFIDVAHFAWVHHNAFASRDNPVVPKYHTERTSYGLKTVYISNVSNYPHELKYLEPEGFLWKRTFEVYPPFSAVLTVDFPEGGILKILNACCPISSNKTRLFVPLTRNFDQTGDLEKVYAFNAQIFAEDQDMVESQKPEELPLDLMMEAHFEADRSSTTYRRILAEWGLSKRYTV